The following proteins are encoded in a genomic region of Spirosoma sp. SC4-14:
- a CDS encoding BamA/TamA family outer membrane protein, with protein sequence MAQTDSVAEVSPVIRQAENYVPDSLADIWDVYYRFVNKKGHRPTERVQAGFHPSVFPELAYALQTGFAVGLNANVSFTSPDPAQNISVIITTPQYTQYHQVIIPVVANLWTKGNRYNILTDWRYYNYSADNFGLGGYSPAQADDRLSYAYLRLYQTVMRQVIPNLSVGLGYALDYHWRIRDENNTPQLNDDFAHYNATTQTVSSGPTFSVQYTTRRNPNNPQKGFFGSITVRPSLRALGSSQNWQSVLADFRTYIPFPRNSRNILAFWNMNWLSLGGQVPYLDLPSTGWDTHSNMGRGYTQGRFRGRNLIYLETEYRVPLLNNGLLGGVVFANVQALSDWPTNTFDRLLPAGGLGLRIKVNKHSNLNFAFDYAVGIDGSRGVFLNLGEVF encoded by the coding sequence ATGGCTCAAACAGATTCGGTAGCAGAAGTTTCACCTGTGATTCGACAGGCAGAAAACTATGTTCCCGATTCGCTGGCCGATATTTGGGACGTTTATTACCGATTTGTAAATAAAAAAGGTCATCGACCAACCGAGCGTGTACAGGCTGGATTTCATCCGTCGGTATTTCCTGAACTGGCCTATGCGTTGCAAACGGGATTTGCGGTGGGCTTAAATGCCAATGTCTCGTTCACAAGCCCCGATCCGGCTCAGAATATCTCGGTTATTATCACTACGCCCCAATACACGCAATATCATCAGGTAATTATACCCGTTGTGGCGAATTTATGGACAAAAGGGAATCGGTATAATATTCTGACCGACTGGCGCTATTATAATTACTCTGCCGATAATTTTGGTTTGGGAGGCTATTCGCCCGCCCAGGCCGACGACCGCCTTTCGTATGCCTATCTGCGGTTATACCAGACCGTGATGCGGCAAGTTATCCCAAATTTATCGGTCGGGCTGGGCTATGCACTCGATTATCATTGGCGGATTCGGGATGAGAACAACACCCCGCAGTTGAATGACGATTTTGCGCATTATAATGCAACAACCCAAACCGTATCGTCGGGGCCAACGTTTAGCGTACAATACACCACCCGGCGCAATCCAAACAACCCGCAGAAAGGGTTTTTCGGAAGCATAACTGTTCGTCCCAGTCTACGGGCGTTAGGTAGCAGTCAGAACTGGCAATCGGTTCTGGCCGATTTTCGGACTTATATTCCATTTCCCCGAAACTCCCGAAATATTCTGGCCTTCTGGAATATGAACTGGCTAAGTCTGGGCGGCCAGGTGCCTTATCTGGATCTGCCAAGTACAGGCTGGGATACGCATTCCAATATGGGCCGTGGCTATACGCAAGGGCGTTTTCGCGGACGAAATCTGATTTATCTGGAAACTGAATACCGGGTACCATTGCTTAATAATGGGTTACTTGGGGGCGTAGTATTTGCCAACGTACAGGCGCTGAGCGATTGGCCAACGAATACATTCGACAGGCTTCTTCCCGCTGGTGGGCTGGGTCTTCGCATCAAAGTGAACAAACACTCGAATTTGAACTTTGCCTTCGACTATGCGGTCGGTATCGACGGCTCGCGGGGGGTGTTTTTAAACCTGGGTGAAGTATTCTGA